From one Halosimplex rubrum genomic stretch:
- a CDS encoding HEAT repeat domain-containing protein produces the protein MSNGDDEAADEEAANEEADAGEAEETALSADTLDQRLDDAEEALDGAETEADLDEVEEDLNEIEADLDAADLPEPDEDDEDAEDPAAELEDRITDLRDQLEDQRGPYAEDVVTTLEAAQSTITDTRWTEDGRPDVVAAVDSYLKTVESEIDTAISAESGDSEDLADAVDQVAQVIEGSALDPDEDEETIAALLEAAETLQDDLEAAEEWDDLTVRQQLDAEGFYDVLESENRKDFPAEWNAVKVYEELGEVEPIVKALETFDSDFMEENVLDTLWRMGPEEAYDAVEQRAQKRNVRPVQILGKIGNADATETLHDFIDGDGDAALQKVTLRALGEIGSEESVQPVAQRLDADNYEIRSAAARSLGLLGDTRAIEPLADVLEDDEANEVRASAAWALNQIGTQRALDVVAEYADDRAYLVQSEAEKAV, from the coding sequence ATGAGCAACGGGGACGACGAAGCGGCCGACGAGGAGGCCGCGAACGAGGAAGCCGACGCGGGCGAGGCCGAAGAGACGGCGCTGTCGGCCGACACGCTCGACCAGCGCCTCGACGACGCCGAGGAGGCCCTCGACGGCGCGGAGACCGAGGCCGACCTCGACGAGGTCGAGGAGGACCTCAACGAGATCGAGGCCGACCTCGACGCCGCGGACCTGCCCGAGCCCGACGAGGACGACGAGGACGCGGAGGACCCGGCGGCGGAACTCGAGGACCGCATCACCGACCTGCGCGACCAGCTGGAGGACCAGCGCGGTCCCTACGCCGAGGACGTGGTCACCACCCTCGAAGCGGCCCAGTCGACGATCACCGACACACGCTGGACCGAGGACGGCCGCCCCGACGTGGTCGCGGCCGTCGACTCGTACCTGAAGACCGTCGAGTCGGAGATCGACACCGCCATCTCGGCCGAGAGCGGGGACAGCGAGGACCTGGCCGACGCCGTCGACCAGGTCGCGCAGGTGATCGAGGGCAGCGCCCTCGACCCCGACGAGGACGAGGAGACCATCGCGGCGCTGCTGGAGGCCGCCGAGACCCTGCAGGACGACCTGGAGGCCGCCGAGGAGTGGGACGACCTCACCGTTCGCCAGCAGCTCGACGCCGAGGGCTTTTACGACGTGCTCGAATCGGAGAACCGCAAGGACTTCCCCGCCGAGTGGAACGCGGTGAAGGTCTACGAGGAGCTCGGCGAGGTCGAACCCATCGTCAAGGCGCTGGAGACGTTCGATTCGGACTTCATGGAGGAGAACGTCCTCGACACGCTCTGGCGGATGGGTCCCGAGGAGGCCTACGACGCCGTCGAACAGCGCGCCCAGAAGCGCAACGTGCGACCCGTCCAGATCCTCGGGAAGATCGGTAACGCCGACGCCACCGAGACGCTCCACGACTTCATCGACGGCGACGGCGACGCCGCCCTCCAGAAGGTCACGCTGCGCGCGCTCGGCGAGATCGGCAGCGAGGAGTCGGTTCAGCCGGTCGCTCAACGGCTCGACGCCGACAACTACGAGATCCGCTCGGCCGCGGCCCGCTCGCTCGGCCTGCTCGGCGACACCCGCGCCATCGAGCCGCTCGCCGACGTGCTCGAAGACGACGAGGCCAACGAAGTCCGCGCCAGCGCCGCCTGGGCGCTCAACCAGATCGGCACCCAGCGCGCGCTCGACGTGGTCGCCGAGTACGCCGACGACCGCGCCTACCTCGTCCAGTCCGAAGCCGAGAAGGCGGTCTAG
- a CDS encoding DUF7266 family protein: MDESGPDDGGLLSGNRGQSTALEYTLALAVASLVVTGLLVTAGDFVTQQRSEVVRTELGVVGQQLAGDVVAADRLARAGARTETVAVNASLPRTVAGAGYTVEVADSGSGQWLHLSTADPSVGVSVRFETETVVATGSVSGGDVSVVYDEGDPGDPDEPDDPHLEVRG, translated from the coding sequence TTGGACGAAAGCGGCCCGGACGACGGCGGTCTCCTGAGTGGGAACCGCGGCCAGTCGACGGCGCTCGAGTACACGCTCGCGCTGGCGGTCGCGTCGCTGGTCGTCACCGGACTGTTGGTGACGGCGGGGGACTTCGTGACCCAGCAGCGGTCCGAGGTCGTCAGGACGGAACTCGGCGTCGTCGGTCAGCAACTCGCCGGCGACGTCGTCGCGGCGGACAGGCTCGCACGGGCCGGCGCGAGGACGGAGACCGTCGCGGTCAACGCGTCGCTCCCGCGGACCGTCGCCGGCGCGGGCTACACCGTCGAAGTCGCCGACTCCGGCTCGGGCCAGTGGCTGCACCTCTCGACGGCCGACCCGTCGGTCGGCGTGTCGGTCCGCTTCGAGACCGAGACCGTGGTGGCGACCGGTTCGGTTTCCGGCGGCGACGTCAGCGTGGTCTACGACGAGGGCGACCCCGGCGACCCCGACGAGCCCGACGACCCGCATCTGGAGGTGCGCGGATGA
- a CDS encoding DUF7287 family protein, with protein MTAFGDSHRSATHGAGSRGVESGEQRDRRGQTTLDFAIGMSIFLLALTFALAFVPGMLGPFSDGGQSETPATNRVADDLTQRSLGNATAPYVLDGECTRAFFDEGYSRCGFDGGPIQQRVGVLDRTPVNVTISGDVGSSEDAILCWDDSASALVECSGAGGETVLADGSNPAGSGGKTVSAQRVALLDGRDVTVRVVMW; from the coding sequence ATGACAGCATTCGGGGATAGCCACAGGTCCGCGACACACGGCGCGGGCTCACGAGGAGTCGAGAGCGGCGAGCAGCGCGACCGACGCGGGCAGACGACGCTGGATTTCGCGATCGGGATGAGCATCTTCCTGCTGGCGCTGACGTTCGCGCTGGCGTTCGTGCCGGGGATGCTGGGCCCGTTTTCGGACGGCGGCCAGTCGGAGACGCCGGCGACCAACCGCGTCGCCGACGACCTCACCCAGCGGTCGCTGGGCAACGCGACCGCGCCGTACGTGCTCGACGGCGAGTGTACCCGGGCGTTCTTCGACGAGGGGTACTCGCGGTGCGGCTTCGACGGCGGCCCCATTCAGCAGCGGGTCGGCGTCCTCGACCGGACGCCGGTGAACGTGACGATCAGCGGCGACGTGGGGTCGAGCGAGGACGCGATCCTCTGCTGGGACGACAGCGCCTCGGCGCTCGTCGAGTGTTCGGGCGCGGGCGGCGAGACGGTTCTCGCCGACGGGTCGAACCCCGCGGGCAGCGGGGGGAAGACGGTCAGCGCGCAGCGGGTCGCACTGCTCGACGGGCGCGACGTCACGGTGCGGGTGGTGATGTGGTGA
- a CDS encoding 30S ribosomal protein S15 produces MARMHTRRRGSSSSDKPAADEPPEWSDVDESAIEERVVELADQGHSPSQIGLKLRDEGVNGTPVPDVSLATGKKITEILEENDADPELPEDLRNLFERAVRLHEHMDENPTDHQNKRALQNTESKIRRLIDYYRGDELDEEFTYSYDEVAELLE; encoded by the coding sequence ATGGCACGAATGCACACCCGCCGTCGCGGCTCGTCCAGTTCGGACAAGCCGGCGGCAGACGAACCCCCGGAGTGGAGTGACGTAGACGAATCGGCGATCGAGGAGCGCGTCGTCGAGCTGGCCGACCAGGGCCACAGCCCGAGCCAGATCGGCCTGAAGCTGCGCGACGAGGGCGTCAACGGGACTCCCGTCCCGGACGTCTCCCTCGCGACCGGCAAGAAGATCACCGAGATCTTAGAGGAGAACGACGCCGACCCCGAGCTGCCCGAGGACCTGCGCAACCTCTTCGAGCGGGCCGTCCGCCTGCACGAGCACATGGACGAGAACCCGACCGACCACCAGAACAAGCGCGCGCTCCAGAACACCGAGTCGAAGATCCGCCGCCTGATCGACTACTACCGCGGCGACGAACTCGACGAGGAGTTCACCTACAGCTACGACGAAGTCGCCGAACTCCTCGAATAG
- a CDS encoding DUF7261 family protein: protein MADLMPGADRRDGRGQILLIGAFALAVAFVALALVMNAAIYTENLATRSESAETANAHVFHRATATMASDSFRYAHDAHSGDHDALDRSVRDAVEVYYNATRRQQAVHGQITNVSVARTNPGVNVTNTDGTFGSDGGLDDWTVASGVRQFHTFRLDVAGWSGPDSEELRVVADDTETWYVNVSHDGSSYTVGVNDSGTYSECEPSISGDFTVDFAAGTVAGDDCDALDLKGVSGPYDLRFENGSVASGDYTMVVDGAAGSEVAAAQKTEILYSMEVDLVYWSPDLRYRSTIRVGPGERRG from the coding sequence GTGGCGGATCTGATGCCGGGCGCCGACCGCCGGGACGGCCGCGGCCAGATACTCCTGATCGGGGCGTTCGCGCTGGCCGTCGCGTTCGTCGCGCTGGCGCTGGTGATGAACGCCGCCATCTACACGGAGAACCTGGCGACGCGCAGCGAGTCCGCCGAGACCGCGAACGCCCACGTGTTCCACCGAGCGACGGCGACGATGGCGTCCGACTCGTTCCGGTACGCCCACGACGCACACAGCGGCGACCACGACGCGCTGGATCGGAGCGTCCGGGACGCCGTCGAGGTGTACTACAACGCGACGCGGCGCCAGCAGGCGGTCCACGGGCAGATCACCAACGTCAGCGTCGCGCGGACGAACCCGGGCGTCAACGTCACCAACACGGACGGTACGTTCGGATCCGACGGCGGCCTCGACGACTGGACCGTCGCCTCCGGGGTGCGGCAGTTTCACACGTTCCGCCTCGACGTGGCGGGGTGGTCCGGCCCCGACAGCGAGGAACTCCGGGTCGTCGCCGACGACACCGAGACCTGGTACGTGAACGTCTCGCACGACGGGTCGTCGTACACGGTCGGTGTCAACGATTCGGGGACGTACTCGGAGTGCGAACCGTCGATATCCGGCGACTTCACGGTCGACTTCGCGGCGGGCACGGTCGCGGGGGACGACTGCGACGCGCTCGACCTGAAGGGGGTGTCCGGCCCGTACGACCTCCGGTTCGAGAACGGGTCGGTCGCGAGCGGCGACTACACGATGGTCGTCGACGGGGCCGCCGGATCCGAGGTGGCAGCCGCCCAGAAGACCGAGATACTCTACTCGATGGAGGTCGACCTCGTCTACTGGTCGCCGGATCTGCGCTATCGGTCGACGATACGGGTCGGGCCGGGTGAGAGACGTGGGTAG
- a CDS encoding DUF7289 family protein — translation MPTSHDGRGVSSVLGIVLLLAVVLGGTAVVVTVGATALDDTRQQLDTGRAEKALTQFDSRSAMVALGGTSRQGVDLSTVPGAAYGVDDSMGWMNVTIYNRTADERKTLTNVTLGAVRYENGDRTIAYQGGGVWKGTEAGATMLSPPEFHFRKATLTLPIITVSGTPTLGSGATVSKAEPTRVRYPNATADPHFTNPLESGHVNVTVHSEYYEAWGRFFAQRTEGNVSYDHAGGTARAKLVVPFDEGYDQVIATTQPGAIRMNGDDDPPTRSATGVNYPLVDDRIEDRIDECENDDDACEAMPADNEITSGGTYFTDSYFSGTLDIDSPGDDVTVVVDENFSPDGVTVTSSHNTTVLVRNSFDMGSNDLLNDGGAAGDFSVVVHSDGAVNGNGNFRLVGLLYAPGSDCNMNGGGAVEPNIVGGVVCESVTVNGNPNDFDYDPSVDNTDLELTGDITPVTYLHVTENPVNVTSK, via the coding sequence ATGCCGACGAGTCACGACGGTCGGGGGGTGAGCAGCGTACTGGGGATCGTGTTGCTGCTCGCCGTCGTCCTCGGGGGGACGGCGGTCGTCGTCACGGTCGGGGCGACGGCGCTGGACGACACGCGCCAGCAACTGGACACGGGCCGCGCGGAGAAGGCACTGACGCAGTTCGACTCCCGGAGCGCGATGGTCGCGCTCGGCGGGACGAGCCGCCAGGGCGTCGATCTGTCGACCGTCCCCGGTGCCGCCTACGGGGTCGACGACTCGATGGGCTGGATGAACGTCACCATCTACAACCGGACCGCCGACGAGCGGAAGACGCTCACCAACGTGACCCTCGGCGCCGTCCGCTACGAGAACGGCGACCGGACGATCGCGTATCAGGGCGGCGGGGTCTGGAAGGGGACCGAAGCCGGAGCGACCATGCTCTCGCCGCCGGAGTTTCACTTCCGGAAGGCCACCCTGACGCTCCCGATCATCACCGTGAGCGGCACTCCGACTCTCGGGTCGGGCGCGACGGTCAGCAAGGCCGAGCCAACCCGGGTCCGCTATCCGAACGCGACTGCCGACCCCCACTTCACCAACCCGCTGGAGTCGGGCCACGTGAACGTCACCGTCCACAGCGAGTACTACGAGGCGTGGGGGCGCTTTTTCGCCCAGCGGACCGAGGGGAACGTCAGCTACGACCACGCCGGAGGGACCGCCCGCGCGAAACTGGTCGTCCCGTTCGACGAGGGCTACGACCAGGTCATCGCGACGACCCAGCCCGGCGCGATCCGGATGAACGGCGACGACGACCCGCCGACGCGGTCGGCGACCGGCGTCAACTACCCGCTCGTCGACGACCGGATCGAGGACCGCATCGACGAGTGCGAGAACGACGACGACGCCTGCGAAGCGATGCCTGCGGACAACGAGATAACGAGCGGGGGCACCTACTTCACGGACTCGTACTTCTCCGGGACGCTCGACATCGACAGCCCCGGCGACGACGTCACGGTCGTCGTCGACGAGAACTTCAGCCCCGACGGTGTGACGGTCACCAGCAGCCACAACACGACGGTCCTCGTCCGGAACTCCTTCGACATGGGGTCGAACGATCTCCTCAACGACGGTGGGGCCGCGGGCGACTTCTCGGTAGTCGTGCACTCGGACGGCGCGGTCAACGGCAACGGGAACTTCAGACTCGTCGGCCTGCTGTACGCGCCCGGGTCGGACTGCAACATGAACGGCGGTGGAGCGGTCGAACCGAACATCGTCGGCGGCGTCGTCTGCGAGAGCGTCACGGTCAACGGCAACCCCAACGACTTCGACTACGACCCCAGCGTCGACAACACCGACCTCGAACTGACCGGGGATATCACGCCGGTCACCTACCTCCACGTGACCGAGAACCCCGTCAACGTCACCAGCAAGTGA
- a CDS encoding plastocyanin/azurin family copper-binding protein: MDRRAFLGSLGGVAVAVGLAGCGQTSGDTGNYDVGMTTRKFDPATVEVPPGTTVRWKNTSSHAHTVTAYEDSVPDEAGFWATGDFDSQTAAEDGWLGDREGGIYEGETYERTFETVGTHAYFCIPHEASGMVGNVVVSEDATAAGTDAATDA, from the coding sequence ATGGACAGACGGGCGTTCCTCGGGAGCCTGGGCGGCGTCGCCGTCGCGGTCGGGCTGGCCGGCTGCGGGCAGACCAGCGGCGACACCGGGAACTACGACGTGGGGATGACCACCCGGAAGTTCGACCCGGCGACGGTCGAGGTGCCGCCGGGGACGACCGTCCGCTGGAAGAACACCAGCTCGCACGCCCACACCGTCACCGCCTACGAGGACAGCGTTCCCGACGAGGCCGGGTTCTGGGCGACCGGCGACTTCGACTCCCAGACCGCCGCCGAGGACGGCTGGCTCGGCGACAGGGAGGGCGGGATCTACGAGGGGGAAACGTACGAGCGCACGTTCGAGACCGTCGGCACGCACGCCTACTTCTGCATCCCCCACGAGGCCAGCGGCATGGTCGGCAACGTCGTCGTCAGCGAGGACGCGACCGCCGCCGGAACGGACGCGGCGACCGACGCGTAG
- a CDS encoding 30S ribosomal protein S3ae has translation MSERSVSRRKQEKRWYTLIAPEQFDREELGETVADEPDKVLGRTIETTLGDLRNEASENNTKLTFKVNEVASDSAYTEFIKHELTRDYLRSLVRRGSSKIAAYITVLTEDDYRVQIQPVALTTKSADESQEKAIRRQMIDLVEESARERTYAELVDSIVEGRLSSAIYNEAKTIYPLRRVEIQKLTLEARPEEVAAEEETSVDVDEEEVAVDESAD, from the coding sequence ATGAGCGAACGATCAGTTTCACGACGCAAGCAAGAGAAGCGGTGGTACACCCTGATAGCGCCCGAGCAGTTCGACCGGGAGGAGCTGGGTGAGACCGTCGCGGACGAACCGGACAAGGTGCTCGGCCGCACCATCGAGACCACGCTGGGCGACCTGCGCAACGAGGCCAGCGAGAACAACACCAAACTGACCTTCAAGGTCAACGAGGTCGCGTCGGACTCGGCGTACACCGAGTTCATCAAACACGAGCTGACGCGGGACTACCTGCGCTCGCTCGTCCGACGGGGCTCCTCGAAGATCGCGGCCTACATCACCGTCCTCACCGAGGACGACTACCGCGTCCAGATCCAGCCCGTCGCGCTCACCACCAAGAGCGCCGACGAGAGCCAGGAGAAGGCCATCCGCCGTCAGATGATCGACCTCGTCGAGGAGAGCGCCCGCGAGCGCACCTACGCGGAACTCGTCGACAGCATCGTCGAGGGACGGCTCTCCTCGGCGATCTACAACGAGGCCAAGACGATCTACCCGCTGCGCCGCGTGGAGATCCAGAAGCTGACCCTCGAGGCCCGCCCCGAGGAAGTCGCCGCCGAAGAGGAGACCTCCGTCGACGTCGACGAAGAGGAAGTCGCCGTCGACGAGTCCGCCGACTGA
- a CDS encoding DUF7289 family protein produces MNGPVAGGERGVSDIVGFVMVFGMIASVVAIVALSGLAGLESARDAQQTDNAVRAMEVLSDNMGDIAERGAPSRATEISLEDASLSLGAETVVTVRDPNESASDPSFLENRTHKIRPIVYDDGDTELVYAMGAVFRDDPQGGTVVQPWSPVFDEERTMIPVVTTVSATDTGQQIQSSTVLVRARANDRLVPVADDEGIYDDIWINVTSSRSDLWLTMLGRDPALTCFQSGTDRVSCQLDETPEQLYVTEVRVAVELKP; encoded by the coding sequence ATGAACGGTCCCGTCGCGGGCGGCGAGCGCGGCGTGAGCGACATCGTCGGCTTCGTGATGGTCTTCGGGATGATCGCCAGCGTCGTCGCGATCGTCGCCCTGTCCGGGCTCGCCGGGCTCGAATCCGCCCGCGACGCCCAGCAGACCGACAACGCCGTGCGCGCGATGGAGGTCCTCTCGGACAACATGGGAGACATCGCCGAGCGCGGGGCGCCCAGTCGCGCCACCGAGATCAGCCTCGAGGACGCCTCGCTCTCGCTCGGCGCGGAGACGGTCGTCACCGTCCGCGACCCGAACGAGAGCGCGAGCGACCCGTCGTTCCTCGAGAACCGGACCCACAAGATCCGTCCGATCGTCTACGACGACGGCGACACGGAACTCGTCTACGCGATGGGCGCCGTCTTCCGCGACGACCCGCAGGGCGGCACCGTCGTCCAGCCGTGGTCGCCGGTGTTCGACGAGGAGCGGACCATGATCCCGGTCGTCACGACCGTCTCGGCGACCGACACCGGCCAGCAGATCCAGAGTTCGACGGTCCTCGTCCGCGCGCGGGCGAACGACCGCCTCGTCCCCGTGGCAGACGACGAGGGGATCTACGACGACATCTGGATCAACGTCACCTCCTCCCGGAGCGACCTCTGGTTGACCATGCTCGGCCGGGACCCCGCGCTGACCTGTTTCCAGTCGGGGACCGACAGGGTCTCCTGCCAGCTCGACGAGACGCCGGAACAGCTCTACGTCACCGAAGTCCGGGTCGCGGTCGAACTGAAGCCCTGA
- a CDS encoding M48 family metalloprotease, whose amino-acid sequence MQPKPDWSLRVRMLAAMAGMAALYAAFVGVAAWWATDAFGSTGLVLAVGVAGVLVALQYKYAPDAALRALDADRVSRSAYPDLHARVSRLANQAGVPEPDVAVAPQAQPNAFATATGRDDAVVAVTEGLLERLQGDELDAVLAHEIAHIKHRDALVMSVVTFLVTVAAMVVRNFWWFGDGGGDGGGGDGGMPWLWAFVAVSAVAWLGGYLVSRAISRHREYAADRGAAVITGKPAAMAAAIETITAEMAATPERDLRDHAEMNALFIVPADAKSRLVRAMETHPDPEKRVERLSELAGEFEGR is encoded by the coding sequence ATGCAGCCCAAGCCCGACTGGTCTCTCCGGGTCCGCATGCTCGCGGCGATGGCCGGGATGGCCGCCCTCTACGCCGCGTTCGTCGGCGTCGCCGCGTGGTGGGCGACCGACGCCTTCGGAAGCACCGGACTGGTCCTCGCCGTCGGCGTCGCGGGCGTGCTCGTCGCCCTCCAGTACAAGTACGCACCGGACGCCGCGCTCAGGGCACTCGACGCCGACCGCGTGAGCCGGTCGGCGTATCCCGACTTGCACGCTCGCGTGAGCCGCCTCGCCAACCAGGCCGGCGTGCCCGAGCCCGACGTGGCGGTCGCGCCCCAGGCCCAGCCCAACGCCTTCGCCACCGCGACGGGCCGAGACGACGCCGTCGTCGCGGTCACCGAGGGACTGCTCGAACGGCTCCAGGGCGACGAACTCGACGCCGTGCTGGCCCACGAGATCGCCCACATCAAACACCGCGACGCGTTGGTCATGTCCGTGGTCACGTTCCTCGTGACCGTCGCCGCGATGGTCGTGCGGAACTTCTGGTGGTTCGGCGACGGCGGCGGCGACGGTGGGGGCGGCGACGGCGGGATGCCCTGGCTGTGGGCGTTCGTCGCCGTCTCGGCGGTCGCGTGGCTCGGCGGCTACCTCGTCTCGCGAGCCATCTCCCGCCACCGCGAGTACGCCGCCGACCGCGGCGCCGCCGTCATCACCGGCAAGCCCGCCGCGATGGCCGCCGCCATCGAGACGATCACCGCCGAGATGGCCGCGACCCCCGAGCGGGACCTGCGCGACCACGCCGAGATGAACGCTCTCTTCATCGTCCCGGCCGACGCGAAATCGCGACTCGTCAGGGCGATGGAGACCCATCCCGACCCCGAGAAGCGCGTCGAGCGACTCTCCGAGTTGGCCGGCGAGTTCGAGGGTCGCTGA
- a CDS encoding DUF7288 family protein, which yields MEGVVAALIVLSAVVFALEMTAVTPLSASTSSQHIENQQEGTARGLLASAAETGALERAVLSWNATSEQFYHAPDVGRFTTGAPPNRFGEMLERSFDRQGIAYNVYLRYRGADGRLRTQKYVDQGEPSDHAVRATWPLSLMADDAIRDGNGDPTGTTVSDESTYFAPRQSSAGVYSVIDVEVVVWRI from the coding sequence CTGGAAGGCGTGGTCGCGGCCCTGATCGTGCTGTCGGCGGTCGTGTTCGCACTGGAGATGACGGCGGTGACCCCGCTGTCGGCGAGCACGTCGAGCCAGCACATCGAGAACCAGCAGGAAGGGACGGCCCGGGGCCTGCTCGCCTCGGCCGCGGAGACCGGCGCGCTCGAACGGGCGGTGCTCTCGTGGAACGCGACGAGCGAGCAGTTCTACCACGCGCCGGACGTGGGCCGCTTCACGACCGGGGCGCCGCCGAACCGCTTCGGCGAGATGCTCGAACGGTCGTTCGACCGACAGGGGATCGCCTACAACGTCTACCTGCGCTATCGGGGCGCGGACGGGCGGCTCCGGACCCAGAAGTACGTCGACCAGGGCGAGCCGAGCGACCACGCGGTCCGGGCGACGTGGCCGCTGTCGCTGATGGCGGACGACGCGATCCGCGACGGGAACGGCGACCCGACGGGGACGACGGTCAGCGACGAGTCGACGTACTTCGCGCCGCGCCAGTCGAGCGCCGGCGTCTACAGCGTGATCGACGTGGAGGTGGTGGTGTGGCGGATCTGA
- a CDS encoding KEOPS complex subunit Pcc1: MRRATITTTHGDDAARRVAAALAPDNTAEMETRTEGEAVVTTVTRAGTSGLRSTVDDYVVNCRVADRLGGDGGAVTETDDSTARTDEPDDTDTNT; this comes from the coding sequence ATGAGACGGGCGACGATCACGACGACCCACGGCGACGACGCCGCACGACGCGTCGCGGCCGCGCTCGCCCCCGACAACACCGCGGAGATGGAGACGCGGACCGAGGGTGAGGCGGTCGTGACGACGGTCACCCGAGCGGGGACGAGCGGCCTGCGGTCGACGGTCGACGACTACGTCGTCAACTGCCGGGTCGCGGACCGACTCGGCGGGGACGGCGGAGCGGTCACCGAGACGGACGACAGCACAGCGCGGACAGACGAACCCGACGACACAGACACCAACACATGA